One genomic window of Streptomyces sp. NBC_01498 includes the following:
- a CDS encoding DUF4097 family beta strand repeat-containing protein — protein MAESTWEVSEPKKLTFDDPVTALSVRVVNGAVNIVGIDDAVLAEQGGARLDISEIDGPPLIVTRSGTTLTIAYQDLPWQNLLNWLDGKGHRRRAVVSLTVPAGAGVEVGVVGASAVISGVRGRTEIRGVSGDTTLVGLAGRVSAETVTGNVEAQAVTGDLRFHSVSGDLTVVDCGGSSVRADTVSGDMTIDLEPAGGPTDIKVNTVSGEVAIRLPHPADAKVEANTASGSVSNAFEDLRVGGQWGAKKITGTLGAGTGRLKAVTVSGSIALLRRPPADDPNPYDADHPPAPAGGTPTGTTPTDAAPADKKEL, from the coding sequence ATGGCAGAGTCGACGTGGGAAGTCAGTGAGCCCAAGAAGCTCACATTCGACGACCCGGTGACGGCGCTCAGCGTGCGCGTCGTGAACGGCGCCGTCAACATCGTCGGAATCGACGACGCGGTCCTCGCCGAACAGGGCGGGGCGCGCCTGGACATCTCGGAGATCGACGGGCCGCCCCTGATCGTCACCCGCTCGGGCACCACCCTCACCATCGCCTACCAGGACCTGCCCTGGCAGAACCTCCTCAACTGGCTCGACGGCAAAGGTCATCGCCGCCGTGCCGTCGTCTCCCTCACCGTCCCGGCGGGGGCGGGCGTCGAGGTCGGCGTCGTCGGCGCGAGCGCCGTGATCTCCGGGGTCAGGGGCCGTACGGAGATCCGTGGCGTGAGCGGGGACACCACCCTCGTCGGTCTGGCCGGACGGGTCAGCGCGGAGACCGTCACCGGGAACGTGGAGGCCCAGGCCGTCACCGGCGATCTGCGCTTCCACTCGGTCTCGGGCGATCTGACCGTCGTGGACTGCGGAGGCTCGTCGGTGCGGGCGGACACCGTCAGCGGCGACATGACCATCGACCTCGAACCCGCGGGCGGACCGACGGACATCAAGGTCAACACGGTCTCCGGCGAGGTGGCCATCCGGCTCCCGCACCCGGCCGACGCGAAGGTCGAGGCCAACACGGCCAGCGGCTCGGTCTCCAACGCGTTCGAGGACCTGCGGGTGGGCGGTCAGTGGGGCGCGAAGAAGATCACCGGCACGCTGGGGGCGGGCACGGGGCGGCTGAAGGCCGTGACGGTGTCCGGCTCGATCGCCCTGCTGCGCAGGCCGCCGGCGGACGACCCGAACCCGTACGACGCGGACCACCCCCCGGCCCCGGCCGGCGGAACGCCGACCGGCACGACCCCGACCGACGCGGCGCCCGCCGACAAGAAGGAGCTCTGA
- a CDS encoding CU044_2847 family protein, protein MDHDRDHGEQGQDVREVTLPGGQTILARVGVLRPDESVFDDVGAVDRLRAGVTRVNEVIAAVGATVVDAARAAGPSEVSATFGIELAMRPGAAVAAVLADGEAKASISVTLTWQPGREPAGPPAPGNEPAGPPAPGDAPRPEPLPPAGSSG, encoded by the coding sequence GTGGACCACGACCGAGACCACGGCGAACAGGGCCAGGACGTGCGGGAGGTGACGCTGCCCGGCGGACAGACCATTCTCGCCAGGGTCGGCGTGCTGCGGCCGGACGAGTCGGTCTTCGACGACGTCGGCGCCGTCGACCGGCTCCGGGCGGGCGTGACCCGTGTCAACGAGGTGATCGCGGCGGTCGGCGCGACCGTGGTGGACGCCGCGCGGGCGGCGGGGCCGAGCGAGGTCAGCGCCACGTTCGGCATCGAACTGGCGATGAGACCGGGCGCCGCCGTGGCGGCCGTCCTCGCCGACGGGGAGGCCAAGGCGTCCATCTCCGTCACCCTCACCTGGCAGCCGGGGCGGGAGCCCGCCGGACCACCGGCCCCCGGGAACGAGCCCGCCGGACCACCGGCCCCGGGGGACGCGCCCCGACCGGAACCGCTCCCCCCTGCCGGATCATCCGGCTAG
- a CDS encoding DUF6104 family protein, translating to MYFTDRGIEELEKRRGEEEVTFEWLAEQLRTFVDLNPDFEVPVERLATWLARLDDDEDDE from the coding sequence ATGTATTTCACTGATCGCGGGATCGAGGAACTGGAGAAGCGCCGGGGCGAGGAGGAGGTCACCTTCGAGTGGCTGGCCGAGCAACTGCGTACGTTCGTCGATCTCAACCCGGACTTCGAGGTTCCGGTGGAACGTCTGGCGACATGGCTCGCGCGGCTGGACGACGACGAGGACGACGAGTGA